One genomic region from Sparus aurata chromosome 15, fSpaAur1.1, whole genome shotgun sequence encodes:
- the opn3 gene encoding opsin-3, protein MSGAPLGARGGAPLELTQPLSREGRAPSSLHDAANQVFIHAMNPANETRAERSAEHYIFAVGTYKLLAFTIGTIGVLGFCNNVVVLILYCKFKRLRTPTNLLLVNISLSDLLVSLVGINFTFAACVKGGWTWSKATCVWDGFSNSLFGIVSIMTLSALAYERYIRVVHAQVVDFPWAWRAIGHIWMYSLAWTGAPLLGWNRYTLEIHQLGCSLDWTSKDPNDASFILLFLLACFFVPVGIMIYCYGNILYTVQMLRSIQDLQTVQIIKILRYEKKVAVMFFLMISCFLLCWTPYAVVSMMEAFGRKSMVSPTVAIIPSFFAKSSTAYNPLIYVFMSRKFRRCLLQLLCSRLTWLQCSLKERPLAPVQRPIRPIVMSRACSSRNRPKKKVTFSSSSIVFIITSDDLHRLDVTSKTRDSTDVNVIQVRPL, encoded by the exons ATGAGCGGCGCGCCGCTGGGAGCGCGTGGAGGAGCGCCCCTGGAGCTCACGCAGCCTCTCTCGCGCGAAGGACGCGCGCCCTCATCACTCCACGATGCTGCGAACCAAGTTTTCATCCACGCGATGAATCCCGCCAACGAAACCAGAGCTGAGAGAAGTGCTGAACATTATATTTTTGCAGTTGGAACCTACAAACTTCTCGCCTTCACCATCGGCACCATCGGAGTGCTCGGCTTCTGTAACAACGTGGTGGTCCTCATACTCTACTGTAAATTCAAGAGACTCCGGACGCCCACCAATCTGCTGCTGGTCAACATAAGTTTGAGTGATTTGCTGGTGTCTTTGGTCGGGATAAACTTTACGTTTGCTGCGTGCGTAAAAGGCGGATGGACTTGGAGCAAGGCGACATGCGTCTGGGACGGCTTCAGCAACAGCTTATTCG GCATCGTTTCCATCATGACTTTGTCTGCCCTGGCCTATGAGCGCTACATCCGGGTGGTCCACGCGCAGGTGGTGGACTTCCCCTGGGCGTGGCGGGCAATCGGCCACATCTGGATGTACTCCCTGGCCTGGACGGGGGCTCCGCTGCTGGGCTGGAACCGCTACACGCTGGAGATCCACCAGCTGGGCTGCTCCCTCGACTGGACGTCTAAGGACCCCAATGAtgcctccttcatcctcctcttcctgctggCCTGTTTCTTTGTGCCTGTGGGCATCATGATCTACTGCTACGGGAACATCCTCTATACAGTACAAATG CTGCGCTCCATCCAGGACCTCCAGACGGTTCAGATCATCAAGATCTTGCGGTACGAGAAGAAGGTTGCTGTCATGTTTTTCCTGATGATCTCCTGCTTCCTGCTGTGCTGGACGCCCTATGCTGTTGTGTCCATGATGGAGGCCTTTGGCAGGAAGAGCATGGTCTCTCCAACCGTGGCCATCATCCCCTCCTTCTTTGCCAAGTCCAGCACAGCCTACAACCCCCTCATCTACGTGTTCATGAGCAGAAAG TTCCGGcgctgtctgctgcagctgctctgctcgcGCCTCACGTGGCTGCAGTGCAGCCTCAAAGAGCGCCCGCTCGCCCCGGTCCAGCGCCCCATCCGGCCGATCGTCATGTCCCGGGCATGTAGCAGCAGGAACCGACCCAAGAAGAAGGTGaccttcagctcctcctccatcgTCTTCATCATCACTAGCGACGACCTCCACCGCCTGGACGTGACCTCTAAGACTCGAGATTCCACGGACGTCAATGTCATCCAAGTGAGGCCGTTGTGA